From Halotia branconii CENA392, the proteins below share one genomic window:
- the clpB gene encoding ATP-dependent chaperone ClpB has translation MQPTNPNQFTEKAWEAIAHTPDIAKQYQQQQIESEHLMKALLEQEGLASSIFTKAGINLQKVGERTEQFLQRQPKVSGNSTSVYLGRSLDTLLDRADAYRQDFKDEYISIEHLLLAYAKDDRFGKSLFQEFGLDEGKLKNIIKEVRGSQKVTDQNPEGKYQSLEKYGRDLTEAARKGQLDPVIGRDDEIRRTVQILSRRTKNNPVLIGEPGVGKTAIAEGLAQRIIAGDVPQSLKDRKLIALDMGALIAGAKFRGEFEERLKAVLKEVTESGGNIVLFIDEIHTVVGAGATQGAMDAGNLLKPMLARGELRCIGATTLDEYRKYIEKDAALERRFQQVYVDQPSVEDTISILRGLKERYEVHHGVKISDSSLVAAATLSSRYISDRFLPDKAIDLVDEAAARLKMEITSKPEELDEIDRKILQLEMEKLSLQKESDAASRERLERLEKELADFKEEQRTLSAQWQSEKDIITKIQSVKEEIDRVNLEIQQAERNYDLNRAAELKYGNLTNLHRQLEAAEDELANAQRTGKSLLREEVTEADIAEIISKWTGIPISKLVESEKEKLLHLEDELHHRVVGQDEAVTAVADAIQRSRAGLADPNRPIASFVFLGPTGVGKTELAKALAAYMFDTEDALVRIDMSEYMEKHAVSRLIGAPPGYVGYEEGGQLTEAIRRRPYAVILFDEIEKAHPDVFNIFLQILDDGRVTDAQGRKVDFKNTIIIMTSNIGSQYILDVAGDNSHYDEMRRRVMEAMRNNFRPEFLNRIDEIIIFRALDKKELRQIVQLQVERLRQRLSDRKMSLKLSDAALDFLAEVGYDPVFGARPLKRAIQRELETQIAKAILRGEFNDGDTIFVDVQNERLSFSRLPVEVFTS, from the coding sequence ATGCAACCTACTAATCCTAACCAATTTACAGAAAAAGCCTGGGAAGCGATCGCCCACACCCCAGATATTGCTAAACAATACCAACAACAACAGATAGAAAGTGAACACCTGATGAAGGCGCTGCTAGAACAAGAAGGTCTAGCTAGCAGCATTTTCACCAAAGCGGGTATTAATTTACAAAAAGTCGGTGAACGCACCGAGCAATTTTTGCAACGTCAGCCAAAAGTCTCAGGTAACAGTACTTCGGTATACTTGGGTCGCAGCTTAGATACACTCTTAGATCGGGCTGACGCATATCGTCAAGATTTTAAAGACGAATATATTTCAATTGAACACTTATTGCTGGCTTACGCCAAAGATGATCGCTTTGGCAAAAGTTTATTCCAAGAATTTGGTTTAGACGAAGGCAAGCTGAAAAATATCATTAAAGAAGTTCGTGGGAGCCAGAAAGTGACCGACCAAAATCCAGAAGGAAAATATCAATCGCTGGAAAAATATGGGCGTGACCTCACAGAAGCTGCTCGTAAAGGTCAACTCGATCCAGTGATTGGGCGGGATGATGAAATTCGGCGGACTGTGCAAATTCTCTCTCGCCGTACCAAAAATAACCCGGTATTGATTGGTGAACCAGGCGTAGGTAAAACTGCGATCGCCGAAGGACTAGCACAGCGGATCATTGCTGGCGATGTCCCTCAATCTCTCAAAGACCGCAAGCTAATCGCTTTAGATATGGGTGCTTTGATTGCCGGGGCAAAATTCCGGGGCGAATTTGAAGAACGTCTCAAAGCAGTATTAAAAGAAGTTACCGAATCCGGCGGCAATATAGTTTTATTTATTGATGAAATTCATACCGTTGTTGGCGCTGGTGCAACTCAAGGGGCAATGGATGCTGGTAACTTATTAAAACCGATGTTGGCGCGGGGGGAACTGCGCTGTATTGGGGCGACAACTTTAGATGAATACCGCAAATATATTGAAAAAGATGCCGCTTTAGAAAGACGCTTTCAGCAAGTTTATGTCGATCAGCCCAGCGTCGAAGATACCATTTCGATTTTGCGCGGACTCAAAGAACGCTATGAAGTCCACCACGGGGTAAAAATTTCTGATAGTTCTTTAGTTGCAGCCGCTACCTTGTCAAGTCGCTATATTAGCGATCGCTTCTTGCCAGATAAAGCGATCGATTTGGTAGATGAAGCCGCTGCCAGATTAAAAATGGAGATTACCTCCAAACCAGAAGAACTCGACGAAATCGACCGCAAGATTCTCCAATTAGAAATGGAGAAACTATCTCTGCAAAAAGAAAGTGATGCAGCTTCTCGTGAACGCCTCGAAAGACTAGAAAAAGAACTTGCAGATTTCAAAGAAGAACAAAGAACCCTCAGCGCCCAATGGCAGTCTGAAAAAGATATCATTACCAAAATTCAGTCAGTTAAAGAAGAGATTGATCGGGTTAACTTAGAAATTCAGCAAGCAGAAAGAAACTACGACCTCAACCGCGCTGCGGAGTTGAAATATGGTAATTTAACAAATTTACATCGCCAACTCGAAGCAGCAGAAGACGAATTAGCAAACGCCCAAAGAACTGGCAAATCTTTGTTACGTGAGGAAGTCACCGAAGCCGACATTGCCGAAATTATTTCTAAGTGGACGGGAATCCCCATCAGCAAGTTAGTAGAATCTGAAAAAGAAAAACTACTGCACTTAGAAGATGAACTGCATCACCGCGTAGTTGGACAAGATGAAGCAGTCACAGCTGTTGCTGATGCCATTCAGCGATCGCGCGCCGGATTAGCTGATCCTAATCGTCCCATTGCTAGCTTTGTTTTTCTTGGCCCTACAGGCGTGGGTAAAACTGAATTAGCCAAAGCATTAGCGGCATACATGTTCGACACCGAAGATGCATTGGTGCGAATTGATATGTCTGAGTATATGGAAAAACATGCTGTTTCACGGTTAATCGGTGCGCCCCCTGGATACGTGGGTTATGAAGAAGGCGGACAATTAACTGAAGCGATTCGCCGTCGTCCTTACGCTGTGATTCTCTTTGATGAAATCGAGAAAGCGCACCCAGATGTATTTAATATCTTTTTGCAAATTCTTGATGATGGTCGTGTCACTGATGCCCAAGGGCGAAAAGTTGACTTTAAAAATACGATCATTATTATGACCAGCAACATCGGTTCGCAGTACATTCTTGATGTCGCTGGCGATAACTCACACTACGACGAAATGCGTCGTCGGGTAATGGAAGCGATGCGAAATAACTTCCGTCCAGAGTTCCTCAACCGAATTGATGAAATTATCATCTTCCGTGCTTTGGATAAAAAAGAATTGCGGCAGATTGTACAGTTGCAAGTAGAAAGATTGCGGCAAAGACTAAGCGATCGCAAAATGTCCCTCAAACTCTCGGATGCTGCGCTTGACTTTTTAGCAGAAGTAGGATACGACCCTGTATTTGGAGCGCGTCCACTGAAACGAGCAATTCAGCGGGAGTTAGAAACTCAAATTGCCAAAGCCATCTTGCGCGGCGAATTTAATGATGGCGACACCATCTTTGTCGATGTCCAAAATGAACGTCTTTCCTTTAGTCGTCTACCTGTTGAGGTATTTACTAGTTAA
- a CDS encoding AbrB/MazE/SpoVT family DNA-binding domain-containing protein, producing METTRVSDQGQVIIPQAMRKACGWEAGQELLLIDTGDGILLKPKKPFAKTALSDVAGCLKFPSVAKTIEDMDNAISQGIQEEWHGRS from the coding sequence ATGGAAACTACAAGAGTATCTGACCAAGGACAAGTGATCATTCCTCAAGCGATGCGAAAAGCCTGCGGTTGGGAAGCAGGTCAGGAATTGCTTTTAATTGATACTGGTGATGGGATTCTTCTCAAGCCGAAAAAACCTTTTGCTAAAACTGCTTTAAGTGATGTTGCAGGCTGTTTGAAGTTTCCAAGTGTTGCAAAAACAATTGAAGATATGGACAATGCCATTAGTCAAGGGATACAAGAGGAATGGCATGGTCGCAGTTGA
- a CDS encoding type II toxin-antitoxin system VapC family toxin encodes MVAVDTNIVVRLLTQDDELQYQKSQEIFQTQDVFIADTVILETEWVLRFAYKFKPNEICLALRKLFGLPNVYLVNTNLVAQALQWHKNGLGFADAFHLAQSQHHSYFYTFDEKLIKNANGLTSCEVKKP; translated from the coding sequence ATGGTCGCAGTTGATACTAATATTGTGGTACGTCTTTTGACTCAAGATGATGAATTGCAATACCAAAAGAGTCAAGAAATTTTTCAGACTCAGGATGTTTTTATAGCTGATACAGTAATTCTTGAAACAGAATGGGTACTAAGATTTGCATATAAGTTTAAACCAAATGAGATATGTTTAGCTTTACGCAAACTGTTTGGCTTGCCTAATGTTTATCTTGTTAACACAAACTTAGTTGCTCAAGCATTACAATGGCATAAAAACGGGTTGGGTTTTGCAGATGCTTTTCATTTAGCTCAAAGCCAGCATCATAGTTATTTTTATACTTTTGATGAAAAATTAATCAAAAATGCCAATGGGTTGACATCATGTGAAGTTAAGAAACCTTGA